The Ruania alba genome window below encodes:
- a CDS encoding glycoside hydrolase family 127 protein: MTQQQVAPTPTSPASGHAVAVAPAIPRAGTARRSPLDMRSVRLSPEGTLGAWQQRNAGATIGHCIANLESSGVLDNFRRVIGESGAGYRGFVFADSDLYKTIEAVAWEIARTGTTEWDAWLDDVIALVARVQEPSGYVMSWIQGPHPEKKFAELEWTHEMYVAGHMIQAAVALSRAAGRDDLLTLARRFADLLDRRFGPGREEGICGHPEIETALVELYRHTGERRYLTLAERMIDLRGTGLLKVGGLGATYFQDHAPVREARDAVGHAVRQLYLNAGATDVHLETGDATLLEAMHAQWASVHHRKMYLTGAFGSRHRDEAFGDDYELPSDRAYAETCATIADVHWTWRMLLAAERPVAAYAETIERELHNALAAAVDSTCTRFFYANPLQLRPDRFSEENAPRDRQPWYSCACCPPNLARLVAQLGSYVASATAEELALHLFADAEIDVPAHLGGGTLRVATRYPDDGQVTLAVSGSAGLRIAVRVPSWSSGTTLDGDPVTPDEDGYLRLDLSGEATLALDLTPRWTRAHHRTDALRGARAIEVGPRVYCVEQVDLPDGVALDDVLVADGAVLSRQEQGGQVRVGLHGTVRAATDELYPAPGQSTETTEVEITAVPFASWGNRGSTAMRVWIPVV, from the coding sequence GTGACCCAGCAGCAGGTGGCACCGACGCCCACCTCCCCCGCCTCCGGCCACGCGGTCGCGGTGGCGCCGGCCATCCCCCGGGCAGGCACCGCTCGCCGCAGCCCGCTCGATATGCGGTCCGTCCGCCTCAGCCCCGAGGGCACCCTCGGCGCCTGGCAGCAGCGCAACGCCGGGGCCACCATCGGTCACTGCATCGCGAACCTGGAGAGCTCCGGGGTGCTGGACAACTTCCGCCGCGTGATCGGCGAGTCCGGCGCCGGCTACCGCGGCTTCGTCTTCGCCGACTCCGACCTCTACAAGACCATCGAGGCCGTCGCCTGGGAGATCGCCCGCACCGGCACCACCGAGTGGGACGCCTGGCTCGACGACGTGATCGCCCTGGTCGCACGGGTGCAGGAGCCCTCCGGGTACGTGATGAGCTGGATCCAAGGGCCGCACCCGGAGAAGAAGTTCGCCGAGCTCGAGTGGACGCACGAGATGTACGTGGCCGGGCACATGATCCAGGCCGCCGTCGCCCTCTCCCGCGCCGCCGGCCGCGACGATCTGCTCACCCTCGCCCGCCGCTTCGCCGACCTGCTCGACCGCCGGTTCGGCCCCGGCCGCGAGGAGGGCATCTGCGGCCACCCGGAGATCGAGACCGCCCTGGTCGAGCTGTACCGGCACACCGGCGAGCGCCGCTACCTCACCCTCGCCGAGCGGATGATCGACCTGCGCGGTACCGGGCTGCTCAAGGTCGGCGGCCTGGGCGCCACCTACTTCCAGGACCACGCCCCCGTCCGGGAGGCGAGGGACGCCGTCGGGCATGCTGTGCGCCAGCTGTACCTGAACGCCGGGGCCACCGACGTGCACCTGGAGACCGGGGACGCCACCCTGCTCGAGGCGATGCACGCACAGTGGGCCAGCGTCCACCACCGCAAGATGTACCTCACCGGGGCGTTCGGTTCCCGGCACCGGGACGAGGCCTTCGGCGACGACTACGAGCTGCCCTCGGACCGCGCCTACGCCGAGACCTGCGCCACCATCGCCGATGTGCACTGGACCTGGCGGATGCTGCTCGCCGCCGAACGCCCGGTCGCCGCCTACGCCGAGACCATCGAGCGCGAGCTGCACAACGCCCTCGCCGCCGCGGTGGACTCCACCTGCACCCGGTTCTTCTACGCCAACCCGCTGCAGCTGCGCCCGGACCGGTTCAGCGAGGAGAACGCCCCCCGGGACCGGCAGCCCTGGTACTCCTGCGCCTGCTGCCCGCCGAACCTGGCCCGCCTGGTGGCTCAGCTCGGGTCGTACGTGGCCTCGGCCACGGCTGAGGAGCTGGCGCTCCACCTGTTCGCCGATGCCGAGATCGATGTGCCGGCGCACCTGGGCGGGGGCACGCTGCGCGTGGCCACCCGCTACCCCGACGACGGACAGGTCACCCTGGCCGTGTCGGGATCGGCTGGTCTTCGGATCGCCGTGCGGGTGCCGAGCTGGTCCTCGGGCACCACGCTCGACGGCGATCCGGTCACCCCGGACGAGGACGGCTACCTGCGCCTGGATCTCAGCGGAGAGGCCACCCTCGCCCTGGACCTGACCCCACGCTGGACCCGGGCGCACCACCGCACGGACGCACTGCGCGGGGCCCGGGCGATCGAGGTGGGCCCCCGGGTGTACTGCGTGGAGCAGGTGGACCTGCCCGACGGCGTCGCGTTGGACGACGTGCTCGTCGCCGATGGTGCCGTGCTGAGCAGGCAGGAGCAGGGCGGGCAGGTGCGGGTGGGGCTGCATGGCACCGTCCGGGCTGCCACTGACGAGTTGTACCCGGCCCCCGGGCAGTCCACGGAAACCACCGAGGTGGAGATCACCGCCGTTCCGTTCGCCTCATGGGGCAACCGGGGCAGCACGGCGATGCGGGTATGGATCCCGGTCGTCTGA
- a CDS encoding extracellular solute-binding protein, with protein MNHITKRWRYAPAVAAATAGALALTACSGGSDGNEGGGGGGTLQVLVLKHPLTGSMADMAWVGDLEETAGVTIEWEEVSADWDQKKSTMLAAGDIPDLIVGVNSITNADQATFTGLFEDLSDDMDALPNVAAMFEALPETEQMATSTDGEIYGLPSYRRFWPDTATRQFINQQWLDTLGLEEPTTWDELHEVLLAFKEEDANGNGDPNDEIPMDWAPAGDTGFGFFQPTVLLGSLGMPISDGGGQGYFVEDGQVGNFLNDERYRDLIAFLHELYADGLISQDVMTQDYSAYQSVARGDGDDARVGFTWGWTGSDRVGAQLADQYSAMSPLMGDASMDPSELTWSYDAYGLNYGVNSITMSAQSDNREAALAVINGFYDQDISVQSLWGDLGENVESTGEGSYEVLPPADGETDPSSWKWTTTLADNSPGWIRDDIEVTLPSDLQEAVEQYEPLADAVENVDPTTDIFPGALIRMSEEDLNQLSLNNTAVFGIAMQRWATWITEGGVEDEWDAYVAEVEGSGLTQNIEIHQSYYDEFAASQG; from the coding sequence ATGAACCACATCACGAAGAGGTGGCGTTACGCACCCGCCGTGGCCGCAGCGACCGCCGGTGCGCTCGCGCTCACCGCCTGCTCCGGCGGCAGCGATGGGAACGAGGGCGGCGGCGGGGGAGGCACCCTCCAGGTGCTCGTGCTCAAGCACCCGCTCACCGGGTCGATGGCCGACATGGCCTGGGTCGGCGACCTGGAGGAGACAGCCGGGGTGACCATCGAATGGGAAGAGGTCTCCGCCGACTGGGACCAGAAGAAGTCCACGATGCTTGCCGCCGGGGACATCCCCGATCTCATCGTCGGCGTGAACTCGATCACGAACGCCGACCAGGCCACCTTCACCGGCCTGTTCGAGGACCTCAGCGACGACATGGACGCGCTGCCGAACGTGGCCGCCATGTTCGAGGCGCTGCCCGAGACCGAGCAGATGGCTACCAGCACCGACGGCGAGATCTACGGTCTGCCCAGCTATCGGCGGTTCTGGCCGGACACCGCCACCCGGCAGTTCATCAACCAGCAGTGGTTGGACACCCTCGGCCTGGAGGAGCCGACCACCTGGGATGAGCTGCACGAGGTGCTGCTGGCGTTTAAGGAGGAGGACGCGAACGGCAACGGCGACCCGAACGATGAGATCCCGATGGACTGGGCCCCGGCCGGTGACACCGGCTTCGGCTTCTTCCAACCCACCGTGCTGCTCGGCAGCCTCGGCATGCCGATCTCCGACGGCGGCGGCCAGGGCTACTTTGTCGAGGACGGGCAGGTGGGCAACTTCCTGAACGACGAGCGGTACCGCGACCTGATCGCCTTCCTGCACGAGCTCTACGCCGACGGCCTGATCAGCCAGGACGTGATGACCCAGGACTACTCCGCGTACCAGTCCGTGGCGCGTGGCGACGGGGACGACGCCCGGGTGGGATTCACCTGGGGATGGACCGGTTCGGACCGCGTGGGCGCCCAACTGGCCGACCAGTACAGCGCGATGTCACCGCTCATGGGCGACGCCTCGATGGACCCGAGCGAGCTGACGTGGTCCTATGACGCGTACGGCCTCAACTACGGGGTCAACTCGATCACCATGTCGGCTCAGAGCGACAACCGTGAGGCCGCCCTCGCTGTGATCAACGGCTTCTACGACCAGGACATCTCCGTGCAGTCCTTGTGGGGCGATCTCGGGGAGAACGTCGAAAGCACCGGTGAGGGCAGCTACGAGGTGCTGCCGCCCGCCGACGGTGAGACCGACCCGTCCTCCTGGAAGTGGACCACCACGCTCGCCGACAACAGCCCCGGCTGGATCCGCGACGACATCGAGGTGACTCTCCCCTCGGACCTGCAGGAAGCGGTGGAGCAGTACGAGCCGCTCGCCGACGCCGTCGAGAACGTGGACCCCACCACCGACATCTTCCCCGGTGCGCTGATCCGGATGAGCGAAGAGGACCTGAACCAGCTCTCGCTCAACAACACCGCTGTGTTCGGGATCGCGATGCAGCGATGGGCCACCTGGATCACCGAGGGCGGCGTGGAGGACGAGTGGGACGCCTACGTGGCCGAGGTGGAGGGCTCCGGCCTGACGCAGAACATCGAGATCCATCAGAGCTACTACGACGAGTTCGCCGCCTCGCAGGGGTGA
- a CDS encoding carbohydrate ABC transporter permease — protein MRLSALKYRTPGDLAFTVGLVLTCALVLFVTLYPIYFVVIASVSDPTMVATGRVWFIPQGISWFGYEQILADERIWTGYRNTILYTVVGTAVNLLVTLPAAYALSRREFRPRKVLMFFFAFTMFFNGGLIPMYLLLRDLNLLDNWLVFILPTAVNVYNLIIARAFFENSLPEELYEAATIDGSNYFQFFLKMALPLSMAIISVIGLYYLVQHWNDFFTGLVFVRDYDKQPLQIVLRDILISNQAFSGGAGGSGGSGGGSYAQQYADQIKYGVIVVSTLPVIVLYPFLQRYFEKGVMIGSVKG, from the coding sequence ATGCGACTTTCCGCCCTCAAGTACCGCACCCCCGGCGACCTCGCGTTCACGGTCGGGTTGGTCCTCACGTGCGCGCTGGTGCTGTTCGTGACGTTGTACCCGATCTACTTCGTGGTGATCGCATCCGTCTCGGATCCGACGATGGTGGCCACCGGGCGCGTGTGGTTCATCCCGCAGGGGATCTCCTGGTTCGGGTACGAACAGATCCTGGCCGACGAGCGAATCTGGACCGGCTACCGGAACACGATCCTCTACACCGTGGTGGGCACGGCGGTGAACCTGCTGGTGACCCTGCCGGCCGCGTACGCCCTCTCCCGGCGCGAATTCCGCCCGCGGAAGGTGCTGATGTTCTTCTTCGCCTTCACGATGTTCTTCAACGGCGGGCTGATCCCGATGTACCTGCTGCTGCGGGACCTGAACCTGCTGGACAACTGGCTGGTGTTCATCCTCCCGACCGCGGTGAACGTCTACAACCTGATCATCGCCCGGGCGTTCTTCGAGAACTCCCTGCCCGAGGAGCTTTACGAGGCGGCCACGATCGACGGGTCGAACTACTTCCAGTTCTTCCTCAAGATGGCGCTGCCGCTGTCCATGGCGATCATCTCGGTGATCGGCCTGTACTACCTCGTGCAGCACTGGAACGACTTCTTCACCGGTCTGGTGTTCGTGCGCGACTACGACAAGCAACCGTTGCAGATCGTGCTGCGCGACATCCTCATCTCCAACCAGGCCTTCTCCGGCGGAGCCGGCGGATCGGGTGGTTCCGGCGGCGGCAGCTACGCCCAGCAGTACGCCGACCAGATCAAGTACGGCGTGATCGTGGTCTCCACGCTGCCGGTGATCGTGCTCTACCCCTTCCTGCAGCGGTACTTCGAGAAGGGCGTGATGATCGGGTCGGTGAAGGGCTGA
- a CDS encoding YesL family protein: MQRLLDWHQRIGRLGLRLLCLHLLWVVWTLRGGIVLGLFPATSAVHGVLRDDARHAQQHPDDPPTLAGLRSRFAELWRAEFGSANRLGAVLSVIWAVLLIDRVLVTQLDLGDLGPALAGAHTVAGVVLAVLTVTVWPLQAHFDDGARGLLRRSLVLVAGRPAIGALTAAGAALVLYAYYLVPGLVPVFGVAAPAAIATACMWRTGVLAAPASAPAPASPLIPAH, encoded by the coding sequence ATGCAGCGCCTGCTCGACTGGCACCAGCGGATCGGCCGACTCGGGCTGCGGCTGCTGTGCCTGCACCTGCTCTGGGTGGTCTGGACGCTGCGCGGAGGGATCGTCCTCGGCCTGTTCCCCGCCACCTCCGCCGTGCACGGGGTCCTCCGCGACGACGCCCGCCACGCCCAGCAGCACCCCGATGACCCGCCCACGCTGGCCGGCCTGCGGTCCCGGTTCGCCGAGCTGTGGCGGGCCGAGTTCGGCTCCGCGAACCGGCTCGGCGCAGTGTTGAGCGTGATCTGGGCCGTGCTGCTGATCGACCGGGTCCTGGTCACCCAGCTCGACCTGGGCGACCTGGGCCCCGCACTGGCCGGGGCACACACGGTGGCCGGGGTGGTTCTCGCTGTGCTCACCGTGACCGTCTGGCCGCTGCAGGCCCACTTCGACGACGGCGCTCGCGGCCTGCTGCGCCGCAGCCTTGTGCTGGTGGCCGGCCGCCCCGCCATCGGTGCGCTCACCGCCGCGGGTGCCGCGCTCGTGCTCTACGCCTACTACCTCGTCCCCGGACTGGTCCCCGTCTTCGGGGTGGCCGCGCCTGCTGCTATCGCTACTGCCTGCATGTGGCGGACCGGGGTGCTCGCCGCCCCGGCTTCCGCGCCTGCACCCGCATCACCCCTCATTCCCGCCCACTGA
- a CDS encoding beta-L-arabinofuranosidase domain-containing protein, translating into MTSESPVAPRLRSLGYTGQVQLHGDLGDRIADAAETYLGMPPEDVLHGFRQQAGLPAPGEPMTGWSRVTTQPTFGQWVSGLARLGATAGIPEATERAVQLVDGFAETVGADGDTRMSLYGYEKLLCGLVDTALYAGHQPALDLLDRTVPWAARTLEQDRPAAHAANFAGGIITPTSHARTIEWYTLAENLHRGYLAGADPAAEEFARLWHYDSYWDRFAEAPEPGRPWDVPVWLHAYSHVNTFASAAAAYEVTGEPHYLEILRNAHEYFTTTQTYATGGYGPSEFTLPEDGALGRSLEWRTDTAEIVCGTWAAFKLCTALLRFTGEARYADWVEQLVFSGIGAVTPVRPGGRSPYYQDYRLGIATKLPHWDDWPCCSGTYLQCVAHLPELVYHAHDGGVSVALYVPSTLTWEQDGRELTLTQRTDFPAGDTTTLTVRNPGEPCRFTLRLRVPPWSEDFQVRVNGEVTSAVGNHGWVEVDRDWTDGDEVIVRLGARLRVLPVDRWHPHRVAFAHGPVVLAQNADWTMPISLPTPWQMVDLEAAFTREDPLVYRPVGVGTARLPLGRMAPLSEVPDRIPYRVYHDLDNPRIV; encoded by the coding sequence ATGACCAGCGAGTCCCCGGTCGCTCCCCGGCTGCGGTCTCTCGGCTACACCGGCCAGGTCCAGCTGCACGGCGATCTCGGAGACCGGATCGCCGACGCCGCCGAGACCTACCTGGGGATGCCGCCGGAGGATGTGCTGCACGGTTTCCGGCAGCAGGCCGGGCTCCCGGCGCCCGGTGAGCCGATGACCGGGTGGTCCCGGGTGACCACGCAGCCCACCTTCGGTCAGTGGGTCTCCGGCCTGGCCCGGCTCGGGGCGACCGCGGGCATCCCGGAGGCGACCGAGCGGGCCGTGCAGCTGGTGGACGGTTTCGCGGAGACCGTCGGGGCGGACGGTGACACCCGGATGTCGCTCTACGGGTACGAGAAGCTGCTCTGCGGGCTCGTCGACACCGCGCTTTATGCCGGGCACCAGCCGGCTCTGGACCTGCTGGACCGCACCGTTCCATGGGCAGCCCGCACCCTGGAGCAGGACCGGCCCGCCGCCCACGCCGCGAACTTCGCCGGCGGGATCATCACGCCCACCTCGCACGCCCGCACCATCGAGTGGTACACCCTCGCGGAGAACCTGCACCGCGGGTACCTCGCCGGCGCCGACCCCGCTGCTGAGGAGTTCGCCCGGCTGTGGCACTACGACTCCTACTGGGACCGCTTCGCCGAGGCACCCGAGCCCGGGCGCCCGTGGGACGTGCCCGTCTGGTTGCACGCCTACTCGCACGTGAACACCTTCGCCTCCGCGGCGGCCGCCTATGAGGTGACCGGGGAGCCGCACTATCTCGAGATCCTGCGCAACGCCCACGAGTACTTCACCACCACCCAGACCTACGCCACCGGCGGGTACGGCCCGAGCGAGTTCACCCTGCCCGAGGACGGGGCGCTCGGCCGCAGCCTGGAGTGGCGTACCGATACCGCCGAGATCGTCTGCGGGACCTGGGCGGCGTTCAAGCTGTGCACCGCGCTGCTGCGATTCACCGGGGAGGCCCGGTATGCCGACTGGGTCGAACAGCTCGTGTTCTCCGGGATCGGGGCCGTCACGCCGGTGCGCCCGGGTGGGCGCTCGCCCTACTACCAGGACTACCGGCTCGGCATCGCCACCAAGCTGCCGCACTGGGACGACTGGCCGTGCTGCTCGGGTACGTACCTGCAGTGCGTGGCGCACCTGCCGGAACTGGTCTACCACGCCCACGACGGCGGAGTGTCGGTGGCCCTGTACGTCCCCTCCACCCTCACGTGGGAGCAGGACGGACGCGAGCTCACCCTGACCCAGCGCACCGACTTCCCGGCCGGGGACACCACGACCCTGACTGTGCGCAACCCGGGCGAGCCGTGCCGGTTCACCCTCAGGCTCCGGGTCCCGCCCTGGAGTGAGGACTTCCAGGTGAGGGTGAACGGGGAGGTGACCTCCGCCGTCGGGAATCACGGCTGGGTGGAGGTGGATCGCGACTGGACCGATGGGGATGAGGTGATCGTGCGCCTGGGCGCCCGGCTGCGGGTGCTGCCGGTGGACCGCTGGCACCCGCACCGGGTGGCGTTCGCGCACGGGCCGGTGGTGCTGGCGCAGAACGCCGACTGGACCATGCCGATCTCGCTGCCCACGCCGTGGCAGATGGTGGACCTGGAGGCCGCGTTCACCCGCGAGGACCCCCTGGTCTACCGGCCGGTCGGGGTGGGCACCGCGCGGCTGCCCCTGGGTCGGATGGCCCCGCTCTCCGAAGTGCCGGACCGCATCCCGTATCGCGTCTATCACGACCTCGACAACCCCCGGATCGTGTAG
- a CDS encoding ABC transporter permease, with translation MTATRTGPVRAPGVVPSRGPTRTPPRGIAMLRRHMHRYWQLWVMALPAIGFVVLFAYVPMYGLQLAFREFDFAAGLTGGEWVGLKYFHQFFESPQFWMLIRNTVVISVTTLVVGFVAPIALALMVNQVIGRRRKKFLQTATYLPHFISIVVIVGMLQVFLSPSSGLITRVAEMIGFSGTNFLGDAGAFVPVYVISEVWQHAGWNSIIYLAALASVDTQLYEAARIDGAGRVTIIRHIDIPALVPTMIVLFILNMGTVLSTGFEKIFLMQNPLNLGVSEVLATYVYKIGILSNQFSYGTAIGLFNTLINFTFLVVTNQVAKRVSNTSLW, from the coding sequence GTGACCGCGACGAGGACGGGGCCCGTACGGGCGCCGGGCGTGGTGCCCTCGCGGGGCCCGACCCGCACGCCACCGAGAGGGATCGCGATGCTGCGCCGGCACATGCATCGCTATTGGCAACTGTGGGTGATGGCCCTTCCCGCCATCGGCTTTGTGGTCCTGTTCGCCTATGTGCCGATGTACGGGCTGCAGCTGGCGTTCCGGGAGTTCGACTTCGCTGCCGGGCTCACCGGTGGCGAGTGGGTCGGGCTGAAGTACTTCCACCAGTTCTTCGAGAGCCCGCAGTTCTGGATGCTGATCCGCAACACCGTGGTGATCAGCGTGACCACCCTGGTGGTGGGCTTCGTGGCCCCGATCGCGCTGGCGCTGATGGTGAACCAGGTGATCGGACGCCGTCGGAAGAAGTTCCTGCAGACGGCCACCTACCTGCCGCACTTCATCTCGATCGTGGTGATCGTCGGGATGCTGCAGGTGTTCCTCTCCCCGTCCTCGGGTCTGATCACCCGGGTGGCCGAGATGATCGGCTTCAGCGGCACGAACTTCCTTGGTGACGCCGGAGCGTTCGTGCCGGTCTACGTGATCTCCGAGGTGTGGCAGCACGCCGGGTGGAACAGCATCATCTATCTCGCGGCGCTGGCCAGCGTGGACACCCAACTGTACGAGGCCGCCCGGATCGACGGGGCGGGGCGGGTCACGATCATCCGCCACATCGACATCCCCGCGCTGGTGCCCACGATGATCGTGCTGTTCATCCTGAACATGGGCACGGTACTGAGCACCGGCTTCGAGAAGATCTTCCTGATGCAGAACCCCTTGAACCTGGGGGTCTCAGAGGTGCTCGCCACCTACGTGTACAAGATCGGCATCCTGTCCAACCAGTTCAGCTACGGCACGGCGATCGGGTTGTTCAACACGCTGATCAACTTCACCTTCCTGGTGGTCACGAACCAGGTCGCCAAGCGCGTCTCCAACACGAGTCTGTGGTGA